The following coding sequences lie in one Arachis stenosperma cultivar V10309 chromosome 5, arast.V10309.gnm1.PFL2, whole genome shotgun sequence genomic window:
- the LOC130979840 gene encoding probable receptor-like protein kinase At5g24010 isoform X1 — protein sequence METQKLVIIIIIPFILLLFMIPFSSSFTPIDNYLLSCGSQNNASFFNRIFIGDDGTNQGSNFLSSGKSFPLRNQNPNPKLPSLYHTARVFTNNGGYRFSMRKNGTHLEAAKAAVTTHTPNYQKGGATREIAPDNVYMTAQEMNMNQSTLASQFNITWNFPVASGGVRHLIRLHFCDIVSPALNLLYFDVYINNYSAYKDVDLSSLTFHALASPVYVDFIADSDDSGVIQISVGPSDLSSSMRKNAILNGAEILRMVNVMDSHASPRKKRIWVLVGSIVGGTIVLVLVVAAILLIVKCKRKKPRERSVESVVWTPLRMFGGSSQSRMSEAVAFPSPGSYGYLGLKIPFAEIQLATNNFDRTLIIGSGGFGMVYKGVLRDNLKVAVKRGMPGSRQGLPEFQTEITILSKIRHRHLVSLVGYCEEHSEMILVYEYVEKGPLKKHLYGSSAHPPLSWKQRLEICIGAARGLHYLHTGFAQGIIHRDIKSTNILLDENYVAKVADFGLSRSGPCINETHVSTNVKGSFGYLDPEYFRRQQLTDKSDVYSFGVVLFEVLCARPAVDPQLDREQVNLAEWALECQKKGMLEQIIDPRLVGQIKESSLKKFGETAEKCLAEYGVDRPSMGDVLWNLEYLLQLQENGQQGEPDKATATIVPGNASSSTRTEDDSDKGYSDISSSQVFSQLMTNEGR from the exons aTGGAAACTCAAAAGCTTGTTATCATTATTATCATAcccttcattcttcttcttttcatgatcccattctcttcttcttttactccTATAGACAACTACCTCCTAAGCTGTGGATCACAGAACAATGCTTCATTCTTCAACAGGATTTTCATTGGTGATGATGGTACCAACCAAGGCTCAAACTTTCTCTCTTCTGGCAAATCCTTTCCTCTCAGAAACCAAAACCCAAATCCAAAGTTGCCATCTTTGTATCACACTGCAAGAGTTTTCACCAACAATGGTGGCTACAGGTTCAGCATGAGGAAAAACGGCACTCACTTG GAAGCAGCTAAGGCTGCAGTTACCACTCACACCCCCAATTATCAGAAGGGAGGTGCAACCCGAGAGATTGCGCCGGATAATGTTTATATGACTGCTCAGGAGATGAATATGAATCAGTCCACCTTAGCTTCACAGTTCAACATAACATGGAATTTTCCGGTGGCTTCCGGTGGCGTTCGACACTTGATTCGGTTGCATTTCTGTGATATTGTTAGTCCTGCTCTTAATTTGCTTTACTTTGATGTGTATATCAACAACTACTCTGCATATAAGGATGTTGATTTGTCATCCCTTACATTCCACGCACTTGCATCTCCAGTCTATGTGGATTTCATTGCAGATTCTGATGATTCGGGTGTTATTCAGATAAGTGTTGGTCCTTCTGATCTTAGCAGTTCAATGAGGAAGAATGCCATACTGAATGGAGCAGAGATATTGAGGATGGTTAATGTCATGGATTCGCATGCTTCGCCGAGGAAGAAGAGGATTTGGGTTTTGGTAGGCTCAATTGTTGGAGGGACTATTGTTTTGGTTCTAGTTGTAGCTGCTATTTTGCTTATTGTCAAATGCAAGAGGAAGAAACCAAGAGAAAGATCAGTAGAAAGTGTAGTGTGGACGCCGTTGCGCATGTTTGGAGGGAGTTCACAAAGTAGAATGTCTGAAGCTGTAGCTTTTCCATCTCCTGGTTCTTATGGATATCTTGGTTTGAAGATCCCTTTTGCTGAGATTCAATTAGCAACAAACAATTTCGATAGAACTTTGATTATAGGGTCTGGAGGTTTTGGCATGGTTTATAAAGGAGTTCTCAGGGACAATTTAAAGGTTGCTGTCAAGAGAGGGATGCCAGGATCAAGGCAGGGCCTTCCGGAATTCCAGACTGAAATCACTATTTTGTCCAAGATTCGCCATCGCCATCTTGTTTCGCTGGTTGGATACTGTGAAGAACATTCAGAAATGATTCTTGTTTATGAGTATGTGGAGAAAGGACCACTTAAGAAGCATCTGTATGGCTCTTCAGCACATCCACCTTTGTCCTGGAAGCAGCGACTCGAGATATGCATTGGCGCGGCTAGAGGTCTGCATTATCTTCACACTGGTTTCGCGCAAGGAATCATTCACCGGGACATCAAATCAACCAATATCTTGCTTGATGAGAATTATGTGGCCAAGGTTGCTGATTTTGGTCTATCAAGATCAGGGCCATGTATCAATGAAACTCATGTGAGTACTAATGTCAAGGGTAGTTTTGGTTATCTTGATCCAGAGTATTTCCGGAGGCAGCAACTCACGGATAAGTCAGATGTGTACTCATTCGGCGTTGTGCTTTTCGAGGTGCTGTGTGCAAGGCCTGCTGTTGATCCACAACTTGATAGGGAACAGGTGAATTTAGCAGAATGGGCACTTGAATGTCAGAAGAAGGGAATGCTTGAACAAATCATTGATCCGCGTCTTGTTGGACAAATCAAGGAGAGTTCATTGAAGAAATTCGGGGAAACAGCAGAGAAATGTTTGGCTGAGTATGGTGTTGATAGGCCAAGCATGGGTGATGTGTTGTGGAATTTGGAGTACTTGCTTCAGCTCCAAGAAAATGGACAACAAGGTGAACCGGATAAAGCGACTGCGACGATTGTTCCCGGGAATGCTTCTAGCAGCACAAGAACCGAAGATGATTCTGATAAAGGCTATTCTGACATAAGTTCTAGCCAGGTTTTTTCTCAACTAATGACCAATGAAGGCAGATAG
- the LOC130979840 gene encoding probable receptor-like protein kinase At5g24010 isoform X2, producing METQKLVIIIIIPFILLLFMIPFSSSFTPIDNYLLSCGSQNNASFFNRIFIGDDGTNQGSNFLSSGKSFPLRNQNPNPKLPSLYHTARVFTNNGGYRFSMRKNGTHLVRFHFSPFKAQGHDLKSANFSVLVDGNLVLSRFNFKPNNDDAMIKEFILKSESDFLEIMFRPLRNSGFGFVNAVEVFSAPDDFLLDFGARFVSASGVEEYKNFSNQVFETVHRINVGGSKLTPFNDTLWRTWIPDEDFLVLKEAAKAAVTTHTPNYQKGGATREIAPDNVYMTAQEMNMNQSTLASQFNITWNFPVASGGVRHLIRLHFCDIVSPALNLLYFDVYINNYSAYKDVDLSSLTFHALASPVYVDFIADSDDSGVIQISVGPSDLSSSMRKNAILNGAEILRMVNVMDSHASPRKKRIWVLVGSIVGGTIVLVLVVAAILLIVKCKRKKPRERSVESVVWTPLRMFGGSSQSRMSEAVAFPSPGSYGYLGLKIPFAEIQLATNNFDRTLIIGSGGFGMVYKGVLRDNLKVAVKRGMPGSRQGLPEFQTEITILSKIRHRHLVSLVGYCEEHSEMILVYEYVEKGPLKKHLYGSSAHPPLSWKQRLEICIGAARGLHYLHTGFAQGIIHRDIKSTNILLDENYVAKVADFGLSRSGPCINETHVSTNVKGSFGYLDPEYFRRQQLTDKSDVYSFGVVLFEVLCARPAVDPQLDREQVNLAEWALECQKKGMLEQIIDPRLVGQIKESSLKKFGETAEKCLAEYGVDRPSMGDVLWNLEYLLQLQENGQQGEPDKATATIVPGNASSSTRTEDDSDKGYSDISSSQVFSQLMTNEGR from the coding sequence aTGGAAACTCAAAAGCTTGTTATCATTATTATCATAcccttcattcttcttcttttcatgatcccattctcttcttcttttactccTATAGACAACTACCTCCTAAGCTGTGGATCACAGAACAATGCTTCATTCTTCAACAGGATTTTCATTGGTGATGATGGTACCAACCAAGGCTCAAACTTTCTCTCTTCTGGCAAATCCTTTCCTCTCAGAAACCAAAACCCAAATCCAAAGTTGCCATCTTTGTATCACACTGCAAGAGTTTTCACCAACAATGGTGGCTACAGGTTCAGCATGAGGAAAAACGGCACTCACTTGGTTCGTTTTCATTTCTCACCTTTTAAGGCACAAGGTCATGATCTTAAATCTGCAAACTTTAGTGTCTTGGTTGATGGGAATTTGGTTCTCAGTAGGTTCAATTTCAAGCCAAATAATGATGATGCAATGATTAAAGAGTTCATTTTGAAATCAGAGTCTGATTTTCTTGAAATTATGTTTAGGCCTTTGAGGAATTCTGGTTTTGGATTTGTCAATGCTGTGGAAGTTTTTTCTGCCCCTGATGATTTTCTTTTAGATTTTGGAGCTAGGTTTGTTAGTGCCTCTGGTGTTGAGGAGTACAAGAACTTCTCAAATCAGGTTTTTGAAACTGTTCATAGGATCAATGTTGGGGGTTCGAAATTAACCCCTTTTAATGATACCCTTTGGAGGACTTGGATCCCTGATGAGGATTTTCTTGTCTTAAAGGAAGCAGCTAAGGCTGCAGTTACCACTCACACCCCCAATTATCAGAAGGGAGGTGCAACCCGAGAGATTGCGCCGGATAATGTTTATATGACTGCTCAGGAGATGAATATGAATCAGTCCACCTTAGCTTCACAGTTCAACATAACATGGAATTTTCCGGTGGCTTCCGGTGGCGTTCGACACTTGATTCGGTTGCATTTCTGTGATATTGTTAGTCCTGCTCTTAATTTGCTTTACTTTGATGTGTATATCAACAACTACTCTGCATATAAGGATGTTGATTTGTCATCCCTTACATTCCACGCACTTGCATCTCCAGTCTATGTGGATTTCATTGCAGATTCTGATGATTCGGGTGTTATTCAGATAAGTGTTGGTCCTTCTGATCTTAGCAGTTCAATGAGGAAGAATGCCATACTGAATGGAGCAGAGATATTGAGGATGGTTAATGTCATGGATTCGCATGCTTCGCCGAGGAAGAAGAGGATTTGGGTTTTGGTAGGCTCAATTGTTGGAGGGACTATTGTTTTGGTTCTAGTTGTAGCTGCTATTTTGCTTATTGTCAAATGCAAGAGGAAGAAACCAAGAGAAAGATCAGTAGAAAGTGTAGTGTGGACGCCGTTGCGCATGTTTGGAGGGAGTTCACAAAGTAGAATGTCTGAAGCTGTAGCTTTTCCATCTCCTGGTTCTTATGGATATCTTGGTTTGAAGATCCCTTTTGCTGAGATTCAATTAGCAACAAACAATTTCGATAGAACTTTGATTATAGGGTCTGGAGGTTTTGGCATGGTTTATAAAGGAGTTCTCAGGGACAATTTAAAGGTTGCTGTCAAGAGAGGGATGCCAGGATCAAGGCAGGGCCTTCCGGAATTCCAGACTGAAATCACTATTTTGTCCAAGATTCGCCATCGCCATCTTGTTTCGCTGGTTGGATACTGTGAAGAACATTCAGAAATGATTCTTGTTTATGAGTATGTGGAGAAAGGACCACTTAAGAAGCATCTGTATGGCTCTTCAGCACATCCACCTTTGTCCTGGAAGCAGCGACTCGAGATATGCATTGGCGCGGCTAGAGGTCTGCATTATCTTCACACTGGTTTCGCGCAAGGAATCATTCACCGGGACATCAAATCAACCAATATCTTGCTTGATGAGAATTATGTGGCCAAGGTTGCTGATTTTGGTCTATCAAGATCAGGGCCATGTATCAATGAAACTCATGTGAGTACTAATGTCAAGGGTAGTTTTGGTTATCTTGATCCAGAGTATTTCCGGAGGCAGCAACTCACGGATAAGTCAGATGTGTACTCATTCGGCGTTGTGCTTTTCGAGGTGCTGTGTGCAAGGCCTGCTGTTGATCCACAACTTGATAGGGAACAGGTGAATTTAGCAGAATGGGCACTTGAATGTCAGAAGAAGGGAATGCTTGAACAAATCATTGATCCGCGTCTTGTTGGACAAATCAAGGAGAGTTCATTGAAGAAATTCGGGGAAACAGCAGAGAAATGTTTGGCTGAGTATGGTGTTGATAGGCCAAGCATGGGTGATGTGTTGTGGAATTTGGAGTACTTGCTTCAGCTCCAAGAAAATGGACAACAAGGTGAACCGGATAAAGCGACTGCGACGATTGTTCCCGGGAATGCTTCTAGCAGCACAAGAACCGAAGATGATTCTGATAAAGGCTATTCTGACATAAGTTCTAGCCAGGTTTTTTCTCAACTAATGACCAATGAAGGCAGATAG